The genomic segment CGCATTTGCGTAAGGAAACGGTTCGTCCGGCCCGAGTGCCGGCGCGCCGTGCATGGAGATGGCGTGTGTCCACGGCACGTTCTCGTCTGCAGCCCAAACGGGTGCAGCAAAAAGAAGCGCGCCCAGGAAGGGTGCTGCGATAACAATCCGCCGATTGTCAGCTTTACCAAAAGCAGACATCACAATCTGAAAGAGACGCATAACAACCATCAGAGATTCCCTTGATTCTCGCCGATAAGGGTAGCACATGGTTCCTGTGAACGCGCCACGAACAAGACATAAAGACAAAGATATACAGATTTGAATCAAACCGAAGGATTGCGTTGCAAATCGGCCACCCTCTCGCCCTAATTCGGTGCCTTACCATGCATTTCACGGATCTAATGTTCCAACGGGCCTTGCGGATGCTTCCGGAATGCCTCAGAACAACGCGAAGAATTCGCATATCGCACGATTGAGGACGTTTCGATGACGAGTGTTTTGAAAAGAGGATTGTTTGGTTGCGCGACGGCAGCGTTCATGGCCATGTCTTCTTTCGCAGCTGCTCCCGCATTCGCCCAGGAAGAGAAAAGCCCTTGGACGAAGGCGTGCAATACCAATCCGAACACGCAGAAGGAAATCTGCTTTATCTCGATTGAACTGCGCACCAACACAGGCCAGTTCCTGAGCAACATCGCGATACAGGAAACCGAAGGTGAAGCGCGCAAGAAATTGCTCGTTGCAGTGCCAACGGGCGTCCTGATCCAGCCGGGTCTGCGGATCCAGATCGACGACAGCAAGCCGGTGCAGGCAAAATACAGCATCTGCGCCCCGAACGCTTGCTACGCCGAACTGGCCATCGACGATACTTTCATCAATGCGATGAAGCAGGGTGGTGAAATGCGGGTGGCTCCGTATAACCAGCAGGCCAAGGAA from the Roseibium sp. HPY-6 genome contains:
- a CDS encoding invasion associated locus B family protein, whose amino-acid sequence is MTSVLKRGLFGCATAAFMAMSSFAAAPAFAQEEKSPWTKACNTNPNTQKEICFISIELRTNTGQFLSNIAIQETEGEARKKLLVAVPTGVLIQPGLRIQIDDSKPVQAKYSICAPNACYAELAIDDTFINAMKQGGEMRVAPYNQQAKEIVFKMTLIGFTKVYDGEPMDISELQKRQEELQSELQKRADEARQKLIDAQKASQ